A section of the Rossellomorea marisflavi genome encodes:
- a CDS encoding methylated-DNA--[protein]-cysteine S-methyltransferase, whose product MEPIHKTIDSPVGLLKITADDQDLISIEFSEGELDEGPGHHIIDETISQLLEYFNGERKSFNLPLRLEGTPFQKEVWTSLQEIPYGKTASYQEVAEKIRRPKAVRALGQANKANRFPIVIPCHRVIGKNNQLTGYAGKQVDKKSVLLELEKAFCN is encoded by the coding sequence ATGGAACCCATCCATAAGACGATCGATTCGCCGGTCGGTCTGTTGAAGATTACAGCAGACGACCAAGACCTCATCTCCATTGAATTTTCCGAAGGAGAACTTGATGAGGGTCCAGGTCACCATATAATAGATGAAACAATTTCGCAGCTTCTGGAGTACTTCAACGGTGAGCGGAAATCATTCAATCTACCACTGAGATTGGAAGGGACTCCATTCCAGAAGGAGGTATGGACTTCTCTCCAGGAAATCCCCTATGGAAAAACCGCTTCTTATCAAGAAGTGGCGGAAAAGATCCGCCGTCCCAAAGCCGTCAGGGCCCTCGGTCAGGCGAATAAAGCGAATCGTTTTCCCATTGTCATACCGTGTCACAGAGTCATCGGAAAGAACAATCAGCTGACCGGTTATGCAGGGAAACAGGTGGATAAGAAATCCGTCCTTTTAGAATTGGAAAAAGCATTCTGCAATTGA
- a CDS encoding metalloregulator ArsR/SmtB family transcription factor: MQLNKQVEFHKTLGDPTRLKIIYLLSEGPLHVGAVAGKLGLTAPTISHHLSRLKDCNLVYSRREKNTVYYHLNAKVLLHHDKVLQQFAEGMKGEERNMDQRVLEKQKVMNAFIGKDGKVSQLPAQQKKRLYLLEHWVEGLEIGRKYEEKEINAYIKQFHDDYATVRREFIIHQFMFRENSIYERNPKEMWGSVKS; this comes from the coding sequence GTGCAACTGAATAAGCAGGTTGAATTTCATAAAACGCTTGGGGATCCTACGAGGCTCAAAATCATTTACCTTTTGTCAGAGGGGCCTCTTCACGTGGGAGCGGTGGCGGGAAAGCTTGGTTTGACGGCGCCGACCATTTCCCATCACTTATCACGATTGAAGGACTGTAACCTGGTGTACTCAAGAAGGGAAAAAAATACAGTATATTACCATCTCAATGCCAAGGTCCTTTTGCATCATGATAAGGTGCTACAGCAGTTTGCAGAGGGAATGAAAGGGGAGGAACGGAATATGGATCAACGGGTACTGGAGAAACAAAAGGTGATGAATGCCTTCATCGGGAAGGATGGGAAGGTCAGTCAGCTCCCTGCTCAGCAGAAGAAGCGCTTGTACCTGCTTGAACATTGGGTGGAAGGACTGGAGATTGGGAGAAAGTATGAAGAGAAAGAAATCAATGCCTACATTAAACAGTTCCATGATGATTATGCAACAGTGAGGAGGGAGTTCATCATTCATCAATTCATGTTCAGGGAAAACAGTATTTATGAACGAAACCCAAAGGAAATGTGGGGAAGTGTAAAATCATAG
- the mtnA gene encoding S-methyl-5-thioribose-1-phosphate isomerase encodes MTPQLTIPTSLEWHEDHLVILDQQKLPGAVEYVHLYTIKDYYDAIITLKVRGAPAIGITAAYGLAQAAGGYETESLEEFKTLFKKDKAHLLSSRPTAVNLSWALERLERELYQAATVNEAKTDLLHTAIQIHAEDEDMCRRIGENGLELLHDAHRVMTICNAGSIATSKYGTALAPFHIGREKDRNFQVFACETRPVLQGARLTAWELQQSGVDVTLITDNMAAHTMKTKDIEAVIVGADRVAANGDTANKIGTSSLAILCKHFGIPFYVAAPSSTFDLTIDSGDDIEIEERSSTEVTTLGQSVIAPEGVPVFNPAFDVTPHDLISAIITENGILYPDFKQSIADTLN; translated from the coding sequence ATGACACCACAACTTACCATACCTACTTCATTGGAGTGGCATGAAGACCACCTGGTCATACTGGACCAGCAAAAACTTCCCGGGGCAGTGGAATATGTCCATCTCTATACCATAAAGGATTACTACGATGCCATCATCACCCTTAAGGTAAGGGGAGCGCCTGCCATCGGCATCACGGCTGCATATGGCCTCGCCCAGGCAGCAGGAGGATATGAAACGGAGTCCCTTGAAGAGTTCAAGACATTGTTCAAGAAGGATAAGGCGCATCTCCTCTCTTCCCGTCCGACGGCGGTAAATCTTTCATGGGCCCTCGAGCGTCTCGAGCGTGAACTGTATCAGGCAGCAACGGTCAATGAAGCCAAGACCGACCTTCTCCATACAGCGATACAGATCCATGCAGAGGATGAGGATATGTGCCGGAGGATCGGGGAGAATGGCCTAGAACTCCTTCACGATGCACATAGGGTCATGACCATCTGCAATGCGGGATCCATCGCTACAAGTAAATATGGAACTGCCTTGGCACCGTTCCATATTGGACGTGAAAAAGACCGGAATTTTCAGGTGTTCGCCTGCGAAACCAGACCCGTTCTTCAGGGGGCGAGGCTAACTGCCTGGGAGCTCCAGCAATCGGGCGTCGATGTCACTCTCATTACAGATAATATGGCTGCCCATACAATGAAAACCAAAGACATAGAAGCGGTCATCGTCGGGGCGGACCGGGTTGCAGCAAACGGGGACACTGCCAATAAAATCGGGACCTCTTCCTTAGCCATCCTGTGCAAACATTTCGGGATTCCTTTCTATGTTGCCGCCCCTTCTTCGACGTTTGACCTGACCATCGACTCGGGAGACGACATTGAAATCGAGGAGCGGTCATCCACCGAAGTAACCACATTGGGCCAAAGCGTCATCGCTCCAGAAGGAGTCCCTGTCTTCAATCCCGCTTTCGATGTGACCCCCCACGACCTGATTTCGGCTATCATCACCGAAAACGGGATCCTTTATCCCGATTTTAAACAGAGCATTGCCGATACACTGAACTAA
- the mtnK gene encoding S-methyl-5-thioribose kinase — translation MAITQLKQYRSLTIESAINLAKDLSLFDASENLTCEEIGDGNLNYVFRIVSSESGKSIIIKQALPYAKVVGESWPLTLDRARIEARALTLQRSLAERLVPEIYHSDEELAITVMEDLSHLEIARKGLNKGGIYPSLSKDIGEFLGATLFFTSDYALHPFKKKGYVKEFSNPELCKITEDLVFTDPFFNSETNEFEQALEEEVRNLWDDLPLKLEVAKLKRSFLTEGEALLHGDLHTGSIFAGKEETKVIDPEFAFYGPIGFDIGQFLANLIFQAVVREEKPKKEEILRHIETTWNVFESTFSQFWDQSEDAYTKIDGYLEYVLEKSFADTIGFLGCELIRRTIGLAHVEDLDSVQDEEKRILYKKTCLALGRECILERQRIRSIQDLLDKLI, via the coding sequence ATGGCCATCACCCAATTGAAACAGTATCGTTCCCTGACGATCGAATCTGCTATAAACCTTGCCAAAGACCTTTCCCTGTTTGATGCATCGGAAAATCTGACCTGTGAAGAGATCGGAGACGGCAATCTCAATTACGTTTTCCGCATTGTAAGCAGCGAAAGCGGAAAAAGCATCATTATCAAACAAGCACTTCCTTATGCAAAAGTCGTAGGCGAAAGCTGGCCGTTGACCCTTGACCGCGCGAGGATCGAAGCCCGGGCCCTGACTCTCCAGCGTTCCCTTGCTGAGCGTCTTGTCCCTGAGATCTATCATTCCGATGAAGAGCTTGCGATTACAGTCATGGAAGATTTGAGCCATCTTGAAATCGCCAGAAAAGGCCTCAACAAAGGAGGAATCTATCCCTCCCTTTCGAAGGACATCGGGGAATTTCTCGGGGCAACACTGTTCTTCACATCCGACTATGCTCTTCATCCTTTCAAGAAAAAGGGATATGTCAAAGAGTTTTCGAATCCCGAATTATGCAAGATTACTGAGGATCTTGTCTTTACCGACCCGTTCTTCAATAGTGAAACGAATGAATTTGAACAAGCCCTTGAAGAAGAGGTCCGGAATCTTTGGGACGACCTGCCCCTGAAACTGGAAGTCGCTAAACTGAAAAGATCCTTTTTGACCGAGGGGGAAGCCCTTCTCCACGGTGATCTGCATACCGGAAGCATCTTTGCAGGCAAAGAGGAAACTAAGGTCATTGATCCGGAGTTTGCCTTTTACGGTCCTATCGGTTTTGATATCGGACAGTTCCTGGCAAATCTCATTTTCCAGGCTGTGGTCCGCGAAGAAAAGCCAAAGAAGGAAGAGATCCTTCGTCATATTGAAACCACTTGGAACGTATTTGAGTCCACCTTCTCGCAATTCTGGGATCAAAGTGAAGATGCCTACACCAAAATTGATGGATACCTTGAGTATGTTCTAGAAAAAAGCTTTGCAGATACAATCGGTTTCCTCGGTTGCGAACTGATCCGAAGGACGATCGGTCTTGCTCACGTGGAGGATCTTGACTCGGTCCAGGACGAAGAAAAACGGATCTTGTATAAAAAGACGTGCCTTGCCCTCGGAAGGGAATGTATCCTTGAGCGCCAACGCATCCGTTCAATCCAGGATCTACTCGATAAACTTATTTAA
- a CDS encoding carbon-nitrogen family hydrolase — protein sequence MKIGLAQMDIRFGDPKSNYAQAERWFQQAESEQCDILVFPELWTTGYDLKRIEGIADENSEKTIAFLSRFAKQYGINVIGGSVANKTESGIDNRLIVIDSKGNFVKGYSKLHLFKLMDEHHYLLPGKEDGLFTLSGEQMAGLICYDIRFPEWVRKHVLSGAKILFVSAEWPEQRIDHWKVLLRARAIENQCYVAACNRVGSDPDNTFGGSSLIIDPWGEILAEGSLHEELVTAVVNLDTVDEVRKQIPIFDDRLPDFYS from the coding sequence ATGAAGATCGGGCTCGCGCAAATGGACATCCGGTTTGGAGATCCAAAATCCAACTACGCACAAGCAGAAAGATGGTTTCAACAAGCAGAAAGCGAACAATGCGATATCCTTGTCTTCCCTGAGCTTTGGACAACAGGATATGACCTTAAGAGGATAGAGGGAATCGCTGATGAAAACAGTGAAAAGACCATTGCCTTCCTATCCCGTTTTGCAAAACAGTATGGGATAAACGTGATAGGGGGATCCGTTGCAAATAAAACGGAGTCGGGAATCGATAATCGCTTGATCGTGATCGATTCCAAAGGAAACTTCGTCAAAGGGTATTCAAAGCTTCACCTGTTCAAACTGATGGACGAACATCACTACCTCCTGCCGGGAAAAGAGGACGGTCTATTCACGCTTTCCGGCGAGCAAATGGCCGGCCTCATCTGCTATGACATCCGTTTCCCTGAATGGGTGCGTAAGCATGTTCTCTCCGGAGCAAAGATCCTGTTCGTCAGTGCAGAATGGCCTGAACAGCGGATCGACCACTGGAAAGTCCTCCTCCGTGCACGTGCCATTGAAAATCAATGTTATGTTGCTGCATGCAACCGCGTCGGCTCTGATCCGGACAATACGTTCGGAGGATCATCCCTGATCATCGACCCGTGGGGAGAGATCCTTGCTGAAGGCTCCCTCCACGAAGAACTTGTGACAGCCGTTGTCAATCTCGATACCGTCGATGAAGTAAGGAAGCAAATCCCGATATTCGACGACCGTCTCCCAGACTTTTACAGTTGA
- a CDS encoding pyridoxal phosphate-dependent aminotransferase: protein MKTFPYADRLDSLPKQFFAELTANVQRVINEGHDVINLGQGNPDRPTPEHIVDSLKASAENPLNHRYSPFRGMASFKEAVALFYKREYGVELDPDKEVAILFGGKAGLVEIPQCLVNPGESVLVPDPGYPDYLSGVALAEAEMKLMPLLEENDFLPDYSRFSEAELDGSKLMFLNYPNNPTGAVATPAFFEETVKLASSHDICVVHDFAYGAIGFEGKRPNSFLETDGAKDVGIEIYTLSKTYNMAGWRVGFAVGNESVIEAINLMQDHMYVSLFGAIQEAAVTALLGSQECVQAQLETYESRRNALIGGLRSIGWDVDAPAGSFFAWLKVPEGFTSMDFSNLLLEKAHVAVAPGIGFGDHGEGYVRVGLLTSEERLQEAVKRIENLHLFDNRD from the coding sequence ATGAAAACATTCCCATATGCGGATCGCCTCGATTCGCTGCCAAAGCAATTTTTCGCTGAATTGACAGCCAACGTTCAGCGTGTCATTAATGAAGGACACGATGTCATTAACCTTGGGCAGGGTAACCCTGATAGGCCCACACCTGAACATATTGTAGATAGTTTGAAGGCTTCGGCCGAAAACCCATTGAATCATCGCTATTCACCTTTCAGGGGGATGGCCTCTTTCAAAGAGGCGGTAGCGCTTTTCTATAAAAGGGAATACGGGGTGGAACTGGATCCTGACAAAGAAGTAGCTATCCTCTTCGGGGGGAAGGCGGGTCTCGTGGAGATTCCGCAGTGCCTGGTGAATCCGGGTGAATCCGTGCTGGTTCCGGACCCTGGGTATCCTGATTATCTATCAGGGGTGGCACTTGCAGAAGCGGAGATGAAGCTGATGCCGCTACTTGAGGAAAATGATTTTCTCCCCGATTACAGCCGGTTTAGTGAAGCCGAACTCGACGGTTCCAAGCTTATGTTCCTGAATTATCCGAATAACCCGACGGGAGCAGTAGCCACACCAGCCTTTTTTGAGGAAACGGTAAAATTGGCAAGTAGCCATGATATCTGCGTGGTACACGATTTTGCTTATGGGGCGATCGGATTTGAAGGCAAGCGTCCCAATAGCTTCCTTGAAACAGATGGAGCTAAGGATGTCGGCATTGAAATCTATACTCTCTCCAAAACGTATAATATGGCGGGGTGGCGAGTAGGATTTGCCGTCGGGAACGAGAGTGTGATAGAAGCCATCAATCTCATGCAGGATCATATGTATGTGAGCCTCTTTGGCGCCATTCAGGAAGCAGCGGTGACGGCGCTCCTCGGATCGCAGGAGTGCGTCCAGGCCCAGCTTGAGACCTATGAAAGCAGAAGGAATGCCCTCATCGGTGGATTGAGATCCATCGGTTGGGATGTGGATGCACCGGCAGGCTCATTTTTCGCTTGGCTCAAAGTGCCGGAAGGCTTCACGTCGATGGATTTCTCGAACCTACTCCTTGAAAAGGCCCATGTAGCCGTGGCGCCTGGCATCGGCTTCGGGGATCACGGGGAAGGGTATGTCCGGGTAGGTCTCCTTACCAGTGAGGAAAGGCTTCAGGAAGCAGTGAAAAGGATTGAAAATTTACATTTGTTCGATAATAGGGATTGA
- a CDS encoding 2,3-diketo-5-methylthiopentyl-1-phosphate enolase, which yields MSEVIATYRLPGAKGSFEKKAEGIALGLTVGSWTDLPQLEQEQLLKFKGRVVSINEEAGEGVGEISIAYPGGNYSNDLPAILTTVFGKLSLDGQVKLINLEFSDDLNRHYPGPRYGIEGIRELAGVKDRPLLMSIFKGVIGRDLAYMEDQLRAQARGGVDLVKDDEILFDNPLTPFEERVKNGRRILDEVQQETGKRTLYAVNLTGRTSELRDKARRARDLGADALLFNVFSYSLDVLQELREDENIGLPLMAHPAFAGAVAQAPHHGVAYSLWLGKFLRMTGADFSLFPSPYGSVALEKDQVLAISRELTDESSPFKKTFPVPSAGIHPGLVPHLVEDFGEECVINAGGGVHGHPGGAVSGGLAFRQAIEAVKAGIPFEEVQGEELRVALSLWSKGGRG from the coding sequence ATGAGTGAAGTGATTGCAACATATAGATTGCCAGGGGCAAAAGGGTCTTTCGAAAAAAAGGCAGAAGGTATCGCCTTGGGCTTGACAGTGGGCTCTTGGACAGACCTTCCCCAACTCGAACAAGAGCAACTGCTGAAATTCAAGGGAAGGGTCGTTTCCATCAATGAAGAGGCCGGTGAAGGGGTGGGAGAAATTTCGATCGCTTACCCCGGTGGCAATTATTCAAATGATCTCCCTGCGATACTGACAACGGTCTTCGGGAAACTCTCCCTGGATGGTCAGGTAAAGCTTATCAATCTTGAATTCAGTGACGATCTCAACCGTCACTATCCGGGACCACGGTACGGTATTGAGGGGATCAGGGAACTCGCAGGCGTCAAGGATCGCCCCCTCCTCATGAGCATTTTCAAGGGAGTGATCGGAAGGGATCTCGCTTACATGGAAGATCAGCTGCGTGCCCAGGCTCGCGGAGGTGTTGACCTGGTGAAGGATGATGAAATCCTTTTTGATAACCCCCTGACGCCTTTTGAAGAGCGGGTGAAAAACGGCAGGAGGATCCTTGATGAGGTGCAGCAGGAGACAGGTAAGAGGACGCTCTATGCGGTGAACCTGACCGGACGGACGTCTGAGCTTCGCGATAAGGCAAGAAGAGCACGGGATCTTGGGGCGGATGCCTTGCTATTCAACGTATTTTCTTATTCTCTCGATGTACTTCAAGAACTCAGGGAAGATGAAAACATCGGACTTCCGCTCATGGCCCATCCCGCCTTTGCAGGAGCCGTTGCCCAGGCTCCCCATCATGGAGTCGCCTACTCCTTATGGCTAGGGAAATTTTTACGGATGACGGGAGCGGATTTTTCCTTGTTCCCTTCCCCTTATGGAAGTGTGGCACTGGAGAAAGATCAAGTACTCGCCATCAGTAGAGAGCTTACGGATGAGTCTTCACCGTTCAAAAAGACATTCCCTGTCCCATCGGCAGGTATCCATCCAGGACTGGTACCACATCTTGTGGAGGATTTTGGTGAGGAGTGTGTGATCAATGCCGGCGGCGGCGTCCACGGACATCCTGGAGGTGCTGTAAGCGGAGGGCTCGCCTTCCGACAGGCAATTGAAGCGGTGAAAGCGGGAATTCCCTTTGAAGAAGTCCAGGGAGAAGAGCTTAGAGTCGCTCTAAGCTTGTGGAGCAAGGGAGGGAGGGGCTGA
- a CDS encoding 2-hydroxy-3-keto-5-methylthiopentenyl-1-phosphate phosphatase — MTERIILCDFDGTITKTDNIISLMKQFAPPEWEGLKDAILDRTMSIEKGVGDMFALLPSQQKDELVDYLLHTAVIREGFWDFVQFAKEEGIPLYIVSGGIDFFVRPLLDGYGPFAGIYCNEADFTGPFISINWPYGCDGQCGNGGCGCCKPSVLRSLSIPDGAEVIAIGDSVTDLEMAKVADKVLARDYLADTCNELGIPHIPFETFHDCIEALKEGVRT; from the coding sequence ATGACGGAACGGATCATCTTGTGTGATTTTGATGGAACGATTACGAAAACAGATAATATCATCTCCCTCATGAAGCAATTTGCCCCTCCGGAATGGGAAGGACTCAAAGATGCCATACTTGATCGGACGATGTCGATCGAGAAAGGGGTAGGGGATATGTTCGCACTTCTGCCTTCCCAACAAAAAGATGAGCTCGTGGACTATCTTTTACATACGGCAGTCATCCGGGAAGGGTTCTGGGACTTTGTTCAATTTGCGAAAGAGGAAGGAATCCCGTTATATATCGTGAGTGGAGGGATCGATTTCTTTGTCCGCCCACTCCTGGACGGATATGGCCCATTTGCAGGAATCTACTGCAATGAAGCGGATTTCACCGGCCCCTTCATTTCCATCAACTGGCCCTATGGCTGTGATGGGCAATGCGGGAATGGAGGATGCGGATGCTGCAAACCGTCCGTCCTCCGCTCCCTTTCCATACCGGATGGTGCAGAAGTGATTGCCATCGGTGACTCTGTAACAGACTTGGAGATGGCCAAGGTGGCTGACAAGGTGCTTGCGAGGGATTATCTTGCTGACACTTGCAATGAATTGGGGATTCCCCATATCCCATTTGAAACATTCCATGACTGCATAGAGGCATTGAAGGAAGGGGTGAGGACATGA
- a CDS encoding methylthioribulose 1-phosphate dehydratase, whose amino-acid sequence MSYQREWEELSTIKGELADRDWFMGTSGNLAIKAGSAPGAFLVTASGKDKRKRTVEDFLLVDLDGNPLEETKLKSSAETLLHTHIFKGTQAVCSLHVHTVANNVVSELYGDQGEITFKNQELIKAFGKWGQDDELIIPIIPNYADIPTLASAFSHHVNEDAGAVLIRNHGITVWGRSGFEAKKLLEASEFLFQYQLSLLSLKSTVQLQS is encoded by the coding sequence ATGAGTTACCAAAGAGAGTGGGAAGAGCTGTCCACCATCAAGGGGGAACTCGCAGACCGTGACTGGTTCATGGGCACTTCAGGCAACTTGGCCATCAAGGCCGGATCGGCCCCTGGTGCCTTCCTGGTAACCGCCAGCGGAAAGGATAAGAGGAAGAGGACGGTAGAGGATTTCCTACTCGTTGACCTGGACGGGAATCCTCTGGAGGAAACGAAACTCAAGTCCTCAGCAGAAACCCTCCTCCACACGCATATTTTCAAAGGGACCCAGGCAGTCTGTTCCCTCCACGTGCATACCGTAGCCAATAATGTGGTCAGTGAGCTTTATGGGGATCAGGGAGAGATCACCTTCAAAAATCAAGAATTGATCAAAGCGTTTGGAAAATGGGGACAAGATGATGAACTCATCATTCCCATCATCCCGAATTACGCGGATATTCCGACCCTTGCGAGCGCCTTCTCCCATCATGTTAATGAAGACGCCGGCGCCGTGCTGATCCGGAATCATGGGATCACGGTTTGGGGACGGAGCGGTTTTGAAGCAAAAAAGCTTCTCGAAGCATCTGAGTTCCTATTTCAATATCAGCTTTCTCTCTTATCACTAAAATCCACCGTTCAACTTCAATCATAA
- a CDS encoding 1,2-dihydroxy-3-keto-5-methylthiopentene dioxygenase → MTTIKVQGSNKVIENQEEVVQYLEEQGVIYEHWDIGKLSGDLQEKFDLADVEKERILTTFKDEIEDISARRGYEAWDIISLSDSTPNLEELLKNFQQEHHHTDDEVRFIVSGHGVFIIQGSDGDFFEVHLNPGDLISVPENIRHYFTLSDDKKVVAVRIFVTKEGWVPIY, encoded by the coding sequence ATGACAACAATCAAGGTCCAAGGAAGCAATAAAGTCATCGAAAATCAAGAAGAAGTGGTACAGTATCTGGAGGAGCAAGGCGTCATTTATGAACATTGGGACATCGGGAAATTGAGCGGCGATCTTCAAGAAAAATTCGATTTGGCTGACGTGGAAAAAGAAAGGATCCTCACAACGTTCAAGGATGAAATTGAAGATATTTCAGCCAGACGGGGATATGAAGCGTGGGATATCATCTCATTATCAGACAGTACACCGAACCTTGAGGAACTGTTGAAGAATTTCCAGCAGGAACATCACCATACGGATGACGAGGTCCGCTTCATCGTCAGTGGTCATGGGGTATTCATCATCCAGGGAAGCGATGGTGATTTCTTCGAAGTCCACCTGAATCCTGGGGACCTTATATCCGTACCGGAGAACATCCGCCATTATTTCACACTATCAGATGACAAGAAGGTAGTGGCTGTGAGAATCTTCGTTACGAAAGAAGGATGGGTGCCGATCTACTGA
- a CDS encoding aspartyl-phosphate phosphatase Spo0E family protein: MNQMLKRKWLLLKINQKRSEMIALGETHGLGARETLACSQELDRLLNEYDKASLDRSEAEMEYYSRHLLKRPAS; the protein is encoded by the coding sequence ATGAACCAAATGCTGAAAAGAAAGTGGTTATTGCTGAAGATCAATCAAAAGCGATCGGAAATGATCGCTCTTGGGGAAACGCACGGTCTTGGTGCAAGAGAGACCTTGGCGTGCAGTCAGGAACTTGATCGCCTCTTGAATGAGTATGATAAGGCTTCCCTGGATCGAAGCGAGGCCGAAATGGAATACTATAGTAGACATTTGCTCAAAAGACCCGCATCGTAA
- a CDS encoding MarR family winged helix-turn-helix transcriptional regulator: MKTMSESKQSLKLFIVLSRAFKAINEEINKHIQENGLNPTEFAVLELLYHKGDQPLQQIGGKILLASGSITYVVDKLEKKGLLNRVACPNDRRVTYAQISEDGRVMIDRIFPDHENRIHELMSTLTPDEKEEAIGLLKKLGLSIKDLSY; the protein is encoded by the coding sequence ATGAAAACTATGAGTGAATCCAAGCAATCCCTTAAGCTATTCATTGTTCTATCGAGGGCCTTCAAAGCCATCAATGAGGAAATAAATAAACACATCCAGGAAAATGGATTGAATCCTACGGAATTTGCCGTCCTGGAACTCCTTTATCATAAAGGAGATCAGCCCCTCCAACAGATTGGAGGAAAGATCCTTCTTGCGTCCGGGAGTATCACTTATGTCGTGGACAAGCTTGAAAAGAAGGGCCTTCTCAATCGCGTAGCCTGTCCGAATGATCGTAGGGTCACATACGCTCAAATCTCGGAAGATGGCAGGGTAATGATCGACCGTATCTTCCCCGATCATGAGAACAGGATCCATGAACTGATGTCCACCCTTACTCCGGATGAAAAAGAGGAAGCGATTGGACTCCTCAAGAAATTGGGGTTGTCGATTAAAGATCTTTCCTACTGA